The region TTGAAGTCGCTCATGATGCCAGAGACAATGTTACACTTTGTTTGCGTGACCGTGATTTATAGGCGTTTACCTTAGGCACAGAAAGGCGATTAGTCTGAACAGTGAATCACAAGGATTGCGAATTCTCGGGATAGATCCTGGCACTGCCACTGTTGGATATGGTGTGGTGCAATCGACCGGTGGTGGCGGTAAGGCATCGCTCCGTTATATCGCATCCGGAATAATCAAAACGACGAATAGAGACACCACTGGCGACAGGCTCTCTATTATACGAACAGATATGCTAAGTCTCATCAGCGAATATAAGCCTGATGTCGTTTCTGTTGAAGCGTTGTTCTTTTTCAAGAATGCAAAGACGTTGGTTCCTGTCGCTCAAGCGCGCGGAGTAATTCTCGAAGCGGCGGCGTGCATGGGGCTTCCGACCTATGAATACACCCCCATGCAGGTCAAATTACATCTCACCGGGCACGGTCGAGCTGAGAAATATACAGTGCAACTAATCATTGCGCAGCTGTTAAATTTGCCAGAAATAATCAAGCCAGACGACGCTTCAGACGCCCTGGCAATCGCAGTGTGCCATGCCAGAATGTCGCCGATAACTACGGTCAGCTCGCAGTTGCAGGCTGGTCAGCAACTCAGTACTTAATCCAGCCTGTGCCCTGGTGACCGAAGTTGAAGAGGGTGGGATGCAATATCTCCGCCATGATTTCCAGTGATTCAACAGCCCGTGGCCCCGGTCGGTTGAAATATTGATTACCGTCAGCGACATACACATGCCCGCTCTTCACAGCCTTGAGGGTTTTGTAGCTGGGCTTGTCAGATAGCAAATGCATCTCTTCAAGAGTTCTTTTTATATCGAAACCGCAGGGCGTCACGACGATGAAATCCGGATCATCCTTCTCTACCTGCTCCCAGGTCATCCAGGGAGAATGCTTTCCGGCCTCGCCGTACAAGTTCACCCCACCTGCCATTTCTATCAATTCAGGCATCCAGTTTCCGGCTGCCATCAACGGCTCGATCCACTCGATGCAGGCGACAGTCGGTTTCTTCTCAGTCTTTCGGGCAGCCTCCTGCGAGATTTGGTCCATCCGCTCTTTGTAGGAACGAACCAGCTCGACCCCTGTCTGCCTGGCACCCAGCGACGTCGCGACACGATCGATATCCAACCAGATATCTTCCAGGCAATTCGGCTCAAGCGAAATAATCTTCGGCCGAGACCTGATCGTCTCGCACGCCGCCGCCTCGACATCTTTCAAACTGACCGCACAAACTTCACATTGCGCTTGAGTGATGATGTGCGAGGGCGCCAGCTGGTCAAGAAGATCTGCATCTACTCGATATACGCTCACAGCTTCCTGAAGGATTGCCTTGACGCGCTGATCGATTTCATAACTGGTGCCATCAGTTTTAAACTTAGGACTCGTACATTGCGGCAGATCTTTGACCTGCGGCGGATAATCACACTCATGAGATCGTCCAACCAGCTCAGAGCCGAAACCAAGCGCGTAAACGATTTCGGTGGCACTGGCGATAAGGGATACGATTCTATTGGTCATTATCTTTACTCACGGCGCGACTTCTATCGGCGATATTTAGCATCGATCAGATCAGGTGTAATATCGGCGATGGTCGGACATCCACTCAACGCCATTGCCAGATCGAACTCTGATCTCAACATTTCCAAGACGGTTTGTACCCCGCTTTGACCGGCCACAGCCAACCCCCAGAGCATCGGTCGGCCGATTAAGACAGCCCTCGCTCCAAGCGCGATCGCTTTCAAAACGTCAGTACCTCGACGGATGCCACCATCCATAAATATTTCAACACGCCCGCCTACGGCGTCCACCACTTCAGGAAGAGCGCGAATAGTAGGGATAGTGGTATCGAGCTGACGCCCGCCATGATTGGAAACAATGATTCCATCGGCACCATATTCGATGGCACGCTCGGCATCATCACCGCGCAAAATTCCTTTTACGAGAACAGGCAGTTTCGTAATCGACTTGAACCAGGCAAGATCTTTCCAGGCCAGACTCGTGTCGTACAGGGATGAGATGTATGCAGCCAAGCCCGATTCAGCAGAGTCACCCGGAAGCTGTTCAAGATAATTTCCGATAAAGTTTTTGCAGACCAGACCGGCCGGTAACTTGAACTTGTTGCGCACATCACGCTCGCGGCGCCCCAGCAAGGGCGAGTCGACGGTCAAGACGAGTGCCGTATATCCAGACGCTTCCGCCCTCTCTACCAGGCTTCTTGTTACGTCCTTATCTTTATATACGTAGAGTTGAAACCAGAGGTTCTCAGAAGTGGCGGCTCGCACTTCTTCAATCGAATGATTCGACAGAGTGCTTAGAATCATGGTGGTGCCAAACTTTTCTGCCGCGCGTGCCGTCGCAAGTTCACCGTCAGCATGAGCCAGTCCTTGAAATGCCGCAGGCGCGATCAGAATCGGAGCTGAAACATTGCGACCAAGTACTGTTGTTGCCATGCTGCGATTGCTTACATCAATGAGCATCCG is a window of Candidatus Melainabacteria bacterium DNA encoding:
- the ruvC gene encoding crossover junction endodeoxyribonuclease RuvC; this translates as MRILGIDPGTATVGYGVVQSTGGGGKASLRYIASGIIKTTNRDTTGDRLSIIRTDMLSLISEYKPDVVSVEALFFFKNAKTLVPVAQARGVILEAAACMGLPTYEYTPMQVKLHLTGHGRAEKYTVQLIIAQLLNLPEIIKPDDASDALAIAVCHARMSPITTVSSQLQAGQQLST
- a CDS encoding cobalamin-binding protein translates to MTNRIVSLIASATEIVYALGFGSELVGRSHECDYPPQVKDLPQCTSPKFKTDGTSYEIDQRVKAILQEAVSVYRVDADLLDQLAPSHIITQAQCEVCAVSLKDVEAAACETIRSRPKIISLEPNCLEDIWLDIDRVATSLGARQTGVELVRSYKERMDQISQEAARKTEKKPTVACIEWIEPLMAAGNWMPELIEMAGGVNLYGEAGKHSPWMTWEQVEKDDPDFIVVTPCGFDIKRTLEEMHLLSDKPSYKTLKAVKSGHVYVADGNQYFNRPGPRAVESLEIMAEILHPTLFNFGHQGTGWIKY
- a CDS encoding alpha-hydroxy-acid oxidizing protein gives rise to the protein MPNTSINIFDLEEVAKTKLTTLAYDYYSSGACDENTLRANMAAFQDIWLRPRMLIDVSNRSMATTVLGRNVSAPILIAPAAFQGLAHADGELATARAAEKFGTTMILSTLSNHSIEEVRAATSENLWFQLYVYKDKDVTRSLVERAEASGYTALVLTVDSPLLGRRERDVRNKFKLPAGLVCKNFIGNYLEQLPGDSAESGLAAYISSLYDTSLAWKDLAWFKSITKLPVLVKGILRGDDAERAIEYGADGIIVSNHGGRQLDTTIPTIRALPEVVDAVGGRVEIFMDGGIRRGTDVLKAIALGARAVLIGRPMLWGLAVAGQSGVQTVLEMLRSEFDLAMALSGCPTIADITPDLIDAKYRR